A stretch of the Schistocerca serialis cubense isolate TAMUIC-IGC-003099 chromosome 2, iqSchSeri2.2, whole genome shotgun sequence genome encodes the following:
- the LOC126457825 gene encoding protein mono-ADP-ribosyltransferase TIPARP-like isoform X1, giving the protein MIDIQGTKSSGMTRMFAELLTMKELARRYIPKYWRVRRSAEVVEEELSDYEDLDIIDMMPYDLDITSVVKVKNPYLWSCYQLKKAEYRKRYGHVSEVTLYHATAEDNVQSIISENFDWRFSVRTKFGRGVSFSPDLKYANRHCNSNAGCARAMIVASVLVSNKCQGSYSTKIPTKGCDTTVGNKDKVYVKYSDNEFYPEYVIYYNDDSELY; this is encoded by the exons ATGATAGATATACAGGGAACTAAGTCAAGCGGAATGACCAGAATG TTTGCAGAATTGTTAACGATGAAAGAATTGGCAAGGAGATATATTCCTAAATACTGGAGAGTGCGGCGGTCTGCTGAAGTTGTAGAAGAGGAACTCAGTGATTATGAAGATTTAGACATAATAGATATGATGCCATATGATTTGGATATCACATCTGTTGTGAAAGTTAAGAATCCTTATTTGTGGAGCTGCTACCAGCTAAAAAAGGCAGAGTACAGGAAACGATATGGCCACGTGTCAGAAGTAACATTGTACCATGCAACAGCAGAAGACAATGTACAATCCATCATTAGTGAGAACTTTGATTGGAGGTTTTCTGTACGAACAAAATTTGGCAGAGGTGTTAGCTTCAGTCCAGATCTTAAGTACGCTAATAGACATTGTAATAGCAATGCTGGATGTGCGAGAGCTATGATAGTTGCAAGTGTACTGGTATCAAATAAATGCCAGGGTTCATACTCTACTAAGATACCCACCAAAGGTTGTGATACAACTGTTGGGAACAAGGACAAAGTTTATGTCAAGTATTCTGATAACGAGTTTTATCCAGAATATGTAATATATTATAATGATGATTCAGAGCTATACTGA
- the LOC126457825 gene encoding protein mono-ADP-ribosyltransferase TIPARP-like isoform X2: MKELARRYIPKYWRVRRSAEVVEEELSDYEDLDIIDMMPYDLDITSVVKVKNPYLWSCYQLKKAEYRKRYGHVSEVTLYHATAEDNVQSIISENFDWRFSVRTKFGRGVSFSPDLKYANRHCNSNAGCARAMIVASVLVSNKCQGSYSTKIPTKGCDTTVGNKDKVYVKYSDNEFYPEYVIYYNDDSELY, encoded by the coding sequence ATGAAAGAATTGGCAAGGAGATATATTCCTAAATACTGGAGAGTGCGGCGGTCTGCTGAAGTTGTAGAAGAGGAACTCAGTGATTATGAAGATTTAGACATAATAGATATGATGCCATATGATTTGGATATCACATCTGTTGTGAAAGTTAAGAATCCTTATTTGTGGAGCTGCTACCAGCTAAAAAAGGCAGAGTACAGGAAACGATATGGCCACGTGTCAGAAGTAACATTGTACCATGCAACAGCAGAAGACAATGTACAATCCATCATTAGTGAGAACTTTGATTGGAGGTTTTCTGTACGAACAAAATTTGGCAGAGGTGTTAGCTTCAGTCCAGATCTTAAGTACGCTAATAGACATTGTAATAGCAATGCTGGATGTGCGAGAGCTATGATAGTTGCAAGTGTACTGGTATCAAATAAATGCCAGGGTTCATACTCTACTAAGATACCCACCAAAGGTTGTGATACAACTGTTGGGAACAAGGACAAAGTTTATGTCAAGTATTCTGATAACGAGTTTTATCCAGAATATGTAATATATTATAATGATGATTCAGAGCTATACTGA